In Leishmania mexicana MHOM/GT/2001/U1103 complete genome, chromosome 20, one genomic interval encodes:
- a CDS encoding putative caltractin, giving the protein MASSVFLREDIKEVFSIYDEDVSGTISMQEAGRALYTVTGQRVARSELLKLIAYAQEAVAKQQQELQNQQDQVSSQQRSVMSAGSKNSQDATTAVDGDATRLAVSTRSSSRAGESISNFSVRESSPTTQQATTSTVAAPAADSPASPSGGASVSQIRFVSPHSHLLDSSEGIDLDVFEQIVLRKLKYRSYEEELAYTFALLEDKSYPGFITKESVRRIAAETGEPLTEAEIAEMFDPLVTGVSTAAVDLSTFTDLQLKARKAEDS; this is encoded by the coding sequence ATGGCGTCCTCCGTGTTTCTGCGCGAAGACATTAAAGAGGTCTTCAGCATCTACGATGAAGACGTTTCGGGTACAATTAGCATGCAGGAGGCAGGGCGTGCTCTCTACACCGTTACCGGCCAGCGGGTGGCACGATCAGAACTTCTGAAACTCATCGCCTATGCTCAGGAGGCAgtggcgaagcagcagcaggaacTGCAGAACCAGCAGGATCAAGTGTCCTCTCAGCAGCGTTCTGTGATGAGCGCCGGATCAAAGAATTCACAGGACGCAACGACAGCCGTGGATGGCGACGCGACACGCTTAGCTGTCAGCACCCGCTCATCTAGTCGAGCAGGCGAATCCATTAGCAACTTTAGTGTGCGAGAATCGTCCCCGACGACTCAGCAGGCCACTACTTCGACAgtggcggcaccagcagcagactcccccgcctccccctcggggGGCGCTTCGGTGAGTCAAATCCGATTTGTTTCACCTCACTCTCACTTGCTGGACAGCAGCGAGGGCATCGACCTCGACGTCTTTGAGCAGATTGTCTTGCGCAAGCTGAAGTACCGCAGCTACGAAGAAGAGCTGGCGTACACCTTCGCGCTACTCGAGGATAAGTCTTACCCTGGCTTCATCACGAAGGAGAGTGTGCGCCGCATAGCCGCCGAGACGGGAGAGCCactgacggaggcggagattGCGGAGATGTTCGACCCTCTCGTGACAGGGGTGTCAACTGCTGCGGTGGATCTCTCAACGTTCACGGACCTTCAGCTGAAAGCTCGCAAAGCAGAAGACTCTTAA
- a CDS encoding putative acid phosphatase, whose amino-acid sequence MNMARLVSAFGLHAARRNKPSTAPETSYLPHPRANINWTQQSLSSNLTKAERKEILKSKLVLTKLVVLNRHGHRAPNAPFWKMCPNDIKSKKRYDVDAEDLTGLGMEEEYSFGQYIRNTYHAFIGDKFNRTLHYFRAVGEPRILQSAMAVAQGIFPNGFGLGGYLPSRPQFVPIFSDMDTHEYLLDDVPCFRRAEKDSHQWIDNDYQSFIDDPNTARVLKIIKEVCGEYIGAAEGYAYIKTVADGLTFNSDIGLKVAQGRLTPEMLFSIRNVSLQLLMQRLYDTNEQQTYMAVDLPRNILQTLNHTHVGDTPQQLNDFTDTRQESTFYFMHREALYAFAQFFGFQYNVAGLPSGELPVASSIIMEKLVPHRDQCSHNTSNIYVRMTLWTPHNGIYTIPISTCRIPELCELKELQHIHDTRVSLTGTWEQLCNYTPQEIDHTTDIR is encoded by the coding sequence ATGAATATGGCGAGGCTTGTCTCAGCGTTCGGTCTCCACGCTGCGCGACGCAATAAGCCGTCAACAGCACCTGAGACAAGTTACCTCCCACATCCCCGCGCGAACATCAACTGGACACAGCAGAGCCTGAGCTCAAATTTAACCAAGGCGGAGCGCAAGGAGATTCTCAAAAGCAAGCTGGTGCTGACAAAGCTGGTGGTGCTCAATCGCCACGGCCACCGCGCACCGAACGCGCCGTTTTGGAAGATGTGCCCAAACGATATCAAGAGCAAGAAGCGCTACGACGTCGACGCAGAGGACTTGACTGGGCTCggcatggaggaggagtacAGCTTTGGCCAATATATACGAAACACCTATCACGCCTTTATTGGCGACAAGTTCAACCGCACGCTGCACTACTTCCGCGCTGTCGGCGAGCCGCGCATCTTGCagtcggcgatggcggtggcccAAGGCATCTTCCCGAACGGATTCGGGCTGGGCGGCTACTTGCCCTCGCGGCCGCAGTTTGTGCCCATCTTCTCCGACATGGACACGCACGAGTACCTGCTCGATGACGTGCCGTGCTTCCGGCGGGCCGAGAAAGACTCGCATCAGTGGATCGACAACGACTATCAGAGCTTCATCGATGACCCGAACACGGCTCGTGTGTTAAAGATAATAAAGGAGGTGTGCGGCGAGTACATCGGCGCGGCGGAAGGCTACGCCTACATCAAGACTGTGGCAGACGGTCTCACGTTCAACAGCGACATTGGTCTGAAGGTGGCCCAGGGCAGGCTGACACCAGAGATGTTGTTCAGCATTCGAAACGtctcgctgcagctcctcatGCAGCGCCTCTACGACACAAATGAGCAACAGACGTACATGGCGGTCGACCTCCCCCGCAACATCCTGCAGACGCTTAACCACACCCATGTCGGCGATAccccgcagcagctgaacgACTTCACCGATACGCGGCAGGAGTCCACCTTTTACTTTATGCACCGTGAGGCCCTCTACGCCTTCGCGCAGTTTTTTGGCTTTCAATATAACGTAGCTGGGTTGCCCTCAGGGGAGTTGCCTGTGGCATCCTCCATCATTATGGAAAAGCTCGTGCCTCATCGCGACCAGTGTTCCCACAACACCTCCAACATCTACGTCCGCATGACGCTCTGGACGCCGCACAACGGCATCTACACAATACCCATCTCCACCTGCCGTATCCCCGAACTGTGTGAGCTaaaggagctgcagcacatccACGACACCCGCGTGAGCCTAACGGGTACATGGGAGCAGCTGTGCAACTACACGCCGCAAGAAATCGATCACACAACGGATATTCGTTGA
- a CDS encoding chromatin assembly factor 1 subunit b-like protein: MGSHNTEKEEARRSAHVDGAGLDGEARCVPYQPLRVRTIEILWHFNERNKEAELLGLQSSVTEGITSVDYNPRCHRIVTTGGDGNIRLWEIRVKAVDAWLENNANDMLACCRHLCRMRTSWMPLTARWSPQGEMIASAHCDGKVCLWWRDPSGGSAAAAEASDDGSWGSGLQGTSGDSDGDVEEWKAYRHLTGHISDIYDICFSADSRYLLSGAGDGSIVIHDLEGSTMPVLQLTNLHTKFCRGVAWDPWTRFLHTFGCGPSLLCFTHVPKSEGHHRRMHLAGQRKCQGDYIGESCALSYRRLCWSPDGLLLAMPYGKVTRTGQQQALSTANLLASIEAKEKAEATLGATKGHPRDNSSPTHRREAGGGKNLHDAPVTPIGDAGDDALDDILHCVYVYTRGAPDKIACRLGVRGFSEVRGVLWAPCFFEPLPADKVLEGCSQQPTALSTAATDGTADEATTTVSSALPHSASAATAEALPSQLEALEAARQRRGAWGPAEYRMALAVWTSDAVIVYTTDSSSRHSDFTDLHMRSITDVSWSHDASHLYTASLDGYISVIAFGDSLTAAHRLPYFSASPAVRSLCGLLERIEQVGISVEAGRSTGSFSAGAERGDRKAGGDASAGAAAAAATKTSVAVVRKKRKVEKTCGDAATPSVAATKEVDMQQLEALLSDI, translated from the coding sequence ATGGGCTCCCACAATacagaaaaggaagaggcgagaaggagcgcgcACGTGGACGGGGCCGGCCTCGACGGAGAAGCGCGTTGCGTGCCCTatcagccgctgcgcgtgcggacCATTGAGATCCTGTGGCACTTCAATGAACGCAACAAAGAAGCGGAGCTGCTGGGCCTGCAGAGCAGCGTGACGGAGGGCATTACGAGTGTCGACTACAACCCTCGTTGTCATCGCATCGTCACCACAGGTGGCGATGGCAACATTCGCCTGTGGGAAATCCGCGTCAAAGCCGTCGACGCTTGGCTAGAGAACAACGCAAACGACATGCtggcgtgctgccgccacctgTGCCGCATGCGCACCTCCTGGATGCCGCTCACAGCGCGGTGGTCGCCGCAAGGAGAGATGATAGCGAGCGCACACTGTGACGGCAAGGTGTGTCTGTGGTGGCGCGACCCTTCCGGGGGatcagcggccgcagcagaagCGAGTGATGACGGCAGTTGGGGCAGTGGTCTACAAGGGACGTCTGGCGACTCGGACGGCGACGTAGAGGAATGGAAGGCATACCGCCACCTGACTGGGCACATCAGCGATATATATGACATCTGCTTCTCCGCTGATTCTCGCTACCTGCTGAGCGGAGCTGGTGACGGCAGCATTGTCATTCACGATCTGGAAGGCTCCACAATGCCGGTTCTACAGCTCACCAACCTGCACACGAAGTTCTGCCGCGGGGTCGCGTGGGATCCGTGGACGCGGTTTCTTCACACCTTTGGCTGTGgcccgtcgctgctgtgcttcACGCACGTGCCGAAGAGCGAgggtcaccaccgccgcatgCACCTCGCTGGCCAGCGCAAGTGCCAGGGGGACTACATTGGCGAGTCATGTGCCCTGTCGTACCGCCGCTTGTGTTGGTCGCCAGATGGCTTGCTGCTCGCTATGCCGTACGGGAAGGTGACGCGGACTGgtcagcagcaggcgctgagCACAGCCAACCTGCTGGCCTCCATCGAGgcaaaggagaaggcggaagCGACGTTGGGGGCAACGAAAGGCCATCCGCGGGACAACTCGTCGCCCACGCACAGAAGGGAGGCTGGCGGGGGTAAAAACCTCCACGACGCGCCTGTGACACCCATTGGAGATGCTGGTGACGATGCACTGGATGACATACTTCACTGCGTGTATGTCTACACTCGAGGGGCGCCGGACAAGATCGCCTGTCGACTTGGGGTGCGCGGGTTCAGCGAAGTGCGTGGCGTACTGTGGGCGCCGTGCTTCTTCGAGCCGCTGCCCGCCGACAAGGTTCTGGAAGGATGCTCGCAGCAGCCCACGGCCCTTTCGACCGCTGCAACCGATGGCACGGCGGATGAAGCGACGACAACAGTGTCGTCCGCGCTcccgcacagcgccagcgccgcaacGGCAGAGGCTCTGCCGTCGCAGCTGGAAGCGCTTGAAGCGGCACGTCAGCGCCGCGGTGCCTGGGGGCCGGCGGAGTACCGCATGGCACTTGCCGTGTGGACCTCAGATGCTGTCATCGTCTACACAACAGACAGCAGCTCTCGCCACAGCGACTTCACCGACTTGCACATGCGCAGCATCACCGATGTTTCTTGGAGTCACGACGCGTCCCACCTCTACACTGCCTCCCTTGACGGGTACATCAGCGTCATCGCTTTTGGCGATTCCCTGACAGCGGCGCATCGACTACCGTACTTCTCGGCATCGCCGGCGGTGCGCTCGCTGTGTGGGCTCCTGGAACGTATTGAGCAAGTCGGCATCAGCGTTGAAGCCGGTCGAAGCACCGGCTCATTCTCGGCCGGAGCCGAGAGAGGGGACAGAAAGGCTGGAGGCGACGCCTctgccggtgcagcagcagcggcggcgactaAGACCAGTGTAGCTGTGGtaaggaagaagaggaaggtAGAAAAAACGTGTGGCGATGCCGCGACACCGTCAGTGGCGGCCACGAAGGAGGTTGATATGCAGCAGCTGGAAGCCCTCCTCTCGGACATCTGA
- a CDS encoding nucleoporin interacting component (NUP93),putative: protein MFSSTSNIAPRRLGSAGPGGDDASALRVMPSTGDPTDEVRASLASLTARAQRLVSERDAEQLLRNGFGLFEASRKAAEEARHQANKCQSTSEGYAPATHASVELFMTQHLGFDAQAQQRLLQQLQRRHAQLGADLGPIDTVPSAEASGFTGIADVDAVVAELKNDILLDVQHAVHRRQTSIVRDQVDTLFKAAWHPFYVRVADDYEALSMGANELAAGKAGATGRLSSTGTAAPSANAFGGASSSASSSLVDILNSGSSLAAELNSRIAAFAAIVEEYAPAQWIKHFTAYVTETSLDGANDLTVLWTSIVQIIEPMQRRGSEADIMSYVASSRRVMERKSLSRLLERVLRMDPMRFEEVENMSALHLMDVIARSCGATNPWMHAFVAMRVGRYDVAQLAMDAIGIQSVRDAMAKMTATPPAERNAMPPASDLQPVYAEAKTKEDPYRQAVLLVLLAGRTGESPAAVLRTILSLAQRVTDSLEDALWLRLSCIRGVDKSAQATPVQSLRTLQRAVLDDMQDLVSITQGNACRLASFLIHALLPSTGLRLLLENNITHVDGFHMALCFSAQNLLQGRLHSALEAPIDIARHMNRYCSVVLLGVDRRIRATVFAGTAIFAYFHKSGLTEAFVECCLKDIICARLLGSRNAVGGQDALLLRAGTRALSEELLKALMQVAEDASARSEVAKATHVLLAVAFLASQFCRPELQQRALRRAVQMMSPALAQVLHLPSRSSVVSDVLSQAAQLQQAVNTAPHHLNEDAINAQDYQTFAQLCRMADVYAFNVNGNVSDAVDAFLQLPFVPPPNTAVTGGVDAYVEAYCNAPGSVQLGARAALRIAISAAGQLLQHYARNSTSGGADVDEKRLRLLHRMQTVLEWARQCCARTSVAYPAVAEGFERAYLC, encoded by the coding sequence ATGTTTAGCTCGACTTCCAATATTGCCCCGCGACGGCTTGGCAGTGCCGGCcctggcggcgacgacgcctcAGCCTTGCGCGTCATGCCCTCCACAGGTGATCCCACAGACGAAGTGCGTGCGTCACTTGCCAGCCTTACGGCGCGGGCACAGAGGCTTGTGTCTGAAAGAGATGCtgagcagctcctgcgcaACGGGTTCGGCCTTTTCGAGGCCTCCCGCAaggccgcggaggaggcgcggcacCAGGCGAACAAGTGCCAGTCCACTAGCGAGGGCTACGCCCCGGCGACCCACGCGTCCGTGGAGTTGTTTATGACTCAGCACCTCGGCTTCGACGCtcaagcgcagcagcgtctgctgcagcagctgcaacgccgccacgcgcagctTGGTGCAGATCTCGGTCCGATCGACACCGTACCGAGCGCCGAGGCCTCGGGTTTCACGGGGATCGCGGACGTggacgcggtggtggcagaaCTGAAGAATGACATCTTGCTCGACGTCCAACACGCCGTGCACCGACGTCAAACGAGCATTGTGCGGGACCAGGTCGACACCCTCTTCAAGGCGGCCTGGCACCCCTTCTACGTGCGCGTCGCGGACGACTACGAGGCGCTGTCCATGGGGGCAAACGAGCTCGCCGCTGGGAAGGCCGGAGCCACTGGTCGCCTGTCCTCCacgggcaccgctgccccgTCCGCAAACGCATTTGGCggtgccagcagcagcgctagCAGTTCCCTGGTGGACATACTCAATAGCGGCTCTTCGTTGGCCGCGGAGTTGAAcagccgcatcgccgcctttgccgccATTGTTGAGGAGTATGCACCGGCGCAGTGGATCAAGCACTTCACTGCCTACGTCACGGAGACGTCGCTGGACGGGGCGAATGACTTGACGGTGCTGTGGACATCAATTGTGCAGATTATCGAGCCaatgcagcggcgcggctccGAGGCCGACATCATGTCCTACGTAGCCAGCAGCCGTCGCGTGATGGAGCGGAAGTCGCTGAGCCGGCTGCTCGAGCGGGTGTTGCGCATGGACCCCATGCGcttcgaggaggtggagaacaTGAGTGCGTTGCACCTGATGGACGTAATCGCGCGCTCGTGCGGGGCGACGAACCCCTGGATGCACGCATTCGTCGCGATGCGGGTGGGTCGCTAcgatgtggcgcagctggcgatGGATGCTATTGGGATTCAGTCTGTGCGCGATGCAATGGCGAAGATGACCGCGACACCCCCTGCCGAGCGCAACGCCATGCCGCCCGCGTCCGATCTCCAACCTGTCTACGCCGAagcgaaaacaaaagaagacCCATATCGACAGGCCGTGctgttggtgctgctcgctgGCCGCACGGGTGAAAGCCCGGCAGCTGTCCTGCGCACTATCCTGAGCCTCGCGCAAAGAGTGACAGACTCTCTGGAAGATGCGCTATGGCTAAGACTGTCATGCATTCGCGGTGTGGACAAGTCGGCGCAAGCTACACCCGTTCAGAGCCTCCGCACGCTCCAGCGTGCTGTTCTCGATGACATGCAGGATCTGGTGAGCATCACGCAGGGAAACGCCTGCCGTCTGGCATCGTTTCTCATCCACGCCTTGCTTCCCTCGACAggtctgcggctgctcttAGAGAACAACATCACTCATGTGGACGGCTTTCACATGGCGTTGTGCTTTAGCGCGCAGAACCTCTTGCAGGGTAGGCTGCACTCTGCGCTCGAGGCTCCAATCGACATTGCTCGTCACATGAACCGCTACTGCTCCGTGGTGTTGCTGGGCGTCGATCGCCGCATTCGTGCCACCGTGTTTGCAGGGACAGCGATCTTCGCCTACTTCCACAAGAGTGGTTTGACGGAGGCGTTTGTGGAGTGCTGCTTGAAGGATATCATttgcgcgcggctgctgggCTCGCGCAACGCCGTGGGTGGGCAAGATGCACTGCTCCTGCGGGCCGGTACTCGCGCGCTTTCAGAGGAGCTGCTAAAGGCACTCATGCAAGTCGCGGAGGATGCCTCGGCTCGCAGCGAGGTGGCGAAAGCTACTCATGTTCTGCTGGCGGTTGCCTTCCTTGCAAGCCAGTTTTGCCGTCcagagctgcagcaacgGGCGCTACGGCGCGCAGTGCAGATGATGTCGCCAGCTCTGGCCCAGGTGCTGCATCTTccatcgcgcagcagcgtcgtgtCGGACGTTCTGTCGcaggcagcgcagctgcagcaggctgTGAACACTGCCCCGCACCATCTGAATGAGGATGCCATCAACGCGCAGGACTACCAAACGTTTGCGCAGCTGTGCCGCATGGCGGATGTGTATGCTTTTAATGTTAATGGCAACGTCAGCGACGCTGTGGATGCattcctgcagctgccgtttgtgccgccgccaaacACTGCTGTGACGGGCGGGGTAGACGCCTATGTTGAGGCGTACTGCAACGCACCTGGAAGCGTGCAGCTaggcgcacgtgccgcgCTACGGATTGCCATCTCAGCAGCAGGGCAACTTCTCCAGCACTACGCACGCAacagcaccagcggtggcgctgacGTCGATGAGAAGAgactgcgcctgctgcaccgaATGCAAACCGTGCTCGAGTGGGCTCGTCAGTGCTGCGCGCGGACCAGTGTTGCATACCCGGCTGTCGCAGAGGGATTCGAACGAGCGTATCTGTGCTGA